The Vicia villosa cultivar HV-30 ecotype Madison, WI linkage group LG1, Vvil1.0, whole genome shotgun sequence genome includes a region encoding these proteins:
- the LOC131656288 gene encoding uncharacterized protein LOC131656288 produces the protein MDHVTGDAGSTVPLPEGHEDEPVPKLIWYPGGPIDASLLIGYDDHATRRIWDGKNRDSQRFYNHDQKIVGLAQTDESWFQDVLASFGLRDLCQVGYTTIHNGMLMAFAER, from the exons ATGGACCATG TGACGGGTGATGCAGGATCTACTGTGCCACTTCCAGAAGGACACGAGGATGAACCGGTGCCAAAGCTTATCTGGTACCCGGGGGGTCCTATAGACGCATCCCTTTTGATAGGGTATGACGATCATGCAACCAGGCGTATATGGGATGGAAAG aatagGGATTCGCAGAGGTTCTACAACCACGACCAAAAGATTGTGGGTCTTGCGCAGACTGACGAGTCGTGGTTCCAGGATGTACTAGCatcttttggcctgagggacctCTGTCAGGTGGGCTACACGACGATACATAATGGGATGCTGATGGCATTTGCAGAGAGATGA
- the LOC131644390 gene encoding pentatricopeptide repeat-containing protein At3g04760, chloroplastic-like, producing the protein MNLQLQQPTASSSLSMTTFSTEFLSHTLNFRNHPNRHSFVTSSTPFLNQGNTNNNPRTRINQQQIRPKLDQNFTKKYDESLYLLQQKVNRGYEPDVIFCTKLIKGFFNSKKIEKAIQVMEILEKHGEPNAFAYNAVINGFCKAGRVDDANKVFDRMRKRGVLPNVVTYTILIGNLCRRGKLDLALRVMDQMLKDNCKPDVITYNILIEATIIQDGIDEAMKLLDEMLSRGLRPDEYTYSVFVNGMCREGMLDRAFEYLSSISGKGCAAGVSAYNILLKSLLNEGKWEAGKNLTSVMLDKGCEPSSVTYSTLISSLCRDGKIYEAENVFKSMKKRGLAPDAYSYHPLISAFCKEGKVNLAIEYLDNMISDGHLSDILCYIPVLASLCKNGHAAEALDIFEKLSEVGYPPKASSYNILFGALWSSGNKIRALRMILEMLSKDIDPDEFTYNSLISCLCKDGLVDQAIELLVDMMESREFQPTVISYNAVILGLCKVQRVIDAIEVLAAMNQRGCLPNETTYTTLIQGIGFGGWRNDAMELANSLVNMDAISKYSFKHLSRTFRAIDAHKELAVSE; encoded by the coding sequence ATGAATCTCCAACTACAACAACCGACAGCATCATCGTCCTTATCAATGACAACATTTTCAACTGAATTCTTGTCACACACTCTCAATTTCAGAAACCACCCAAACCGCCATTCATTCGTCACTTCCTCAACCCCATTTCTAAACCAAGGTAACACCAACAACAACCCAAGAACAAGAATCAACCAACAACAAATCAGGCCAAAACTTGATCAAAATTTCACGAAAAAGTACGATGAGTCTCTCTACTTACTTCAGCAAAAGGTTAATAGGGGCTATGAACCTGATGTTATTTTTTGCACAAAATTGATCAAGGGTTTTTTCAATTCTAAGAAAATCGAGAAAGCTATTCAGGTTATGGAGATTTTGGAGAAGCACGGTGAGCCTAATGCTTTTGCTTATAATGCTGTTATAAACGGGTTTTGTAAAGCTGGTAGAGTTGATGATGCCAATAAGGTGTTTGATAGAATGAGAAAGAGAGGCGTTTTACCTAATGTTGTTACTTATACTATTCTTATTGGGAATCTTTGTCGGAGGGGTAAACTGGATTTGGCTTTAAGGGTTATGGATCAGATGTTGAAAGATAATTGTAAGCCAGATGTTATaacttataatattttgattGAAGCAACTATTATCCAAGATGGTATTGATGAAGCCATGAAGCTTTTGGATGAGATGTTATCGAGAGGGCTTCGACCTGATGAGTATACTTACAGTGTTTTTGTTAATGGTATGTGTAGAGAAGGGATGTTGGATAGAGCTTTTGAGTATCTTAGTAGTATAAGTGGTAAGGGTTGTGCTGCTGGTGTGAGTGCTTATAATATTCTGTTGAAGAGTCTTTTGAATGAGGGGAAATGGGAAGCTGGGAAGAATTTGACGTCAGTTATGCTGGATAAAGGTTGTGAGCCCAGTTCTGTGACATACAGCACATTGATTAGTTCGCTTTGTCGTGATGGTAAAATTTACGAGGCTGAGAATGTGTTCAAGAGTATGAAGAAGAGAGGTTTGGCTCCTGATGCTTATAGTTATCATCCATTGATTTCTGCAttttgcaaagaaggaaaagtgaATTTGGCTATAGAGTATTTGGATAACATGATATCAGATGGTCATTTGTCTGATATTCTTTGCTATATCCCAGTCTTGGCTTCTCTGTGTAAGAATGGACATGCTGCCGAGGCTTTGGACATCTTTGAGAAGCTCAGTGAAGTGGGTTATCCTCCAAAAGCAAGTTCTTATAATATCTTGTTTGGTGCATTGTGGAGCAGCGGCAATAAAATTAGAGCGTTACGGATGATTCTGGAGATGTTAAGCAAAGACATTGATCCTGATGAGTTCACCTATAATTCACTTATTTCTTGCTTGTGCAAAGATGGGTTGGTGGATCAAGCAATTGAGTTGCTGGTTGACATGATGGAGAGTCGCGAGTTTCAGCCTACTGTTATTAGTTACAATGCTGTTATTCTTGGATTGTGCAAGGTGCAAAGAGTCATAGATGCTATTGAGGTGCTTGCTGCTATGAATCAGAGAGGATGCTTGCCAAATGAAACAACCTACACAACGTTGATTCAAGGGATTGGTTTTGGAGGATGGCGAAATGACGCGATGGAGTTGGCTAACTCACTTGTTAATATGGATGCTATTTCGAAATATTCATTCAAACATTTGAGCAGAACGTTTCGTGCGATTGATGCGCACAAAGAGCTTGCAGTATCAGAATGA